The following DNA comes from Tachypleus tridentatus isolate NWPU-2018 chromosome 9, ASM421037v1, whole genome shotgun sequence.
GTAGTATCCTTCTCTTGAAGTTTTCTCAACAGGTTATCTCTTTCTCTGTCTGTCCACTCATCAAACCAAGATGAAAACAGCTTTAACTGACACCTGAAAATACTGGGAGAATTTTCTTGGACTGTCAGAGCTTCCAAACGGTAAGATATATTACCAGTATTTAGTGGAAGtgctttatccaaaagtaattccAAAAACTCTGTTTTCTGAGATTCTGTCCACAGTGTAAACCAGTGTAGAACACATCTCAGTTCTATTTCCTGAGGGCTTACAgacattgttattttgtttcttaaccaATTAAacctgaacagaaaaaaaaaatcactgaaggGCTATTCACATTCTTAAAATATGATCAGTATACAAAAAAATACTCATCTTCCCAAGTTATGCAATAAACATTAGACAACTTATAATAAGCCTAAAATGTGTAACATAACCTCAAACACTGGAGACATTTTCCATCATATTTCAGATTCAAATTTAGAGATGATTTAAACGATTCACAGGAAGTTATAAAATGCAGCAAATGATGCCTAGGAATTACCAAGTGAAACTAGGGCAAAAGCTTCTTGTCACACGTTGATGAACATACAATCATTTTTGTAGCCACGTTGATGTTACGTACCGTTATTTGTTGTAGCCACATTGAAGTATGTACAGTCATTTCTCATAGCCATAATGATGTACATACAGTCGTTTCTTGTAGCCACATTGATGTATGTACAGTTGTTTCATGAAAATGAATGACTGAGTCTAACACATTTTAGTTTTCTTACAATCATtattggcctagcatggccaggtaattagggTACTTACTGGCACAATAAAAGTAATGACTAAAGTAATGACACTGTGTGGGGTCACCCAGCCTAGAGCCAAGTATATAGAATTtatcacaaaagtaaaaatattgatataatttctaaattaagcaattttctattaaataaccaatgtttttaataaaaaataaaccacttTAATCAACTGAGAATTTagattaagaaatcaacaaatatttatctagttttgttgtctatatatttcattttatactttcagtacatagattaataacattaagtt
Coding sequences within:
- the LOC143226745 gene encoding uncharacterized protein C14orf119-like; its protein translation is MKERFNWLRNKITMSVSPQEIELRCVLHWFTLWTESQKTEFLELLLDKALPLNTGNISYRLEALTVQENSPSIFRCQLKLFSSWFDEWTDRERDNLLRKLQEKDTTFVETFYCLSSSLYTCNDQ